From one bacterium genomic stretch:
- the argF gene encoding ornithine carbamoyltransferase, giving the protein MSIFRRKQRPADRLRCQDEFGDEQAAEPQVRHVLDIDDLSTAEVVEVLNRAKAGDRTNVLEDRGVALYFQKPSARTRHSTELAVVHLSGHPVTVIDQEVGIDSRESAEDLARTLACYHAIIGARVFDHSILERMAAVSPVPVVNLLSDRAHPLQALADLLTIHEVFGSFEGRSVAYVGDANNVAGSLALGAGRTGVAFRIASPPDYGFGEEQLARLRAAGTEVRSFEDPRAAVAGADAVYTDVWASMGQEDEAEQRQRDFAGFTVTPELMDAAAPQAIFLHCLPARRGEEVAAEVIDGPRSRVWQQAANRFGAAKGLFWWLASPTVSQTPRKETSP; this is encoded by the coding sequence GTGAGTATCTTCCGCCGCAAGCAGCGCCCCGCGGACCGCCTTCGGTGCCAGGACGAGTTCGGCGACGAGCAGGCGGCCGAGCCCCAGGTACGCCATGTGCTGGACATCGACGACCTCAGCACAGCCGAGGTGGTCGAGGTGCTGAATCGCGCCAAGGCGGGCGACCGGACGAACGTGTTGGAGGATCGCGGCGTCGCCCTGTACTTCCAGAAGCCCTCGGCGCGCACCCGACACTCCACTGAGTTGGCGGTGGTGCACCTGTCGGGACATCCGGTCACCGTGATCGATCAGGAGGTCGGCATCGACAGCCGTGAGAGCGCTGAGGACCTGGCGCGCACCCTGGCCTGCTATCACGCCATCATCGGGGCGCGGGTCTTCGACCACAGCATCCTGGAGCGCATGGCAGCGGTGTCGCCGGTGCCGGTCGTGAACCTGCTCTCCGATCGCGCCCACCCCCTCCAGGCGCTGGCCGACCTGCTGACCATCCACGAGGTCTTCGGCTCGTTCGAGGGGCGCAGCGTGGCCTACGTGGGCGATGCCAACAACGTGGCCGGCTCGCTGGCCTTGGGCGCCGGGCGGACCGGCGTGGCATTCCGCATCGCCTCGCCGCCGGACTACGGCTTCGGCGAGGAGCAGCTGGCCCGCCTGCGGGCGGCCGGCACCGAGGTTCGCAGCTTCGAGGACCCCCGGGCGGCCGTGGCGGGCGCTGACGCCGTCTACACCGACGTCTGGGCGTCCATGGGCCAGGAGGACGAGGCGGAGCAGCGGCAGCGGGATTTCGCCGGCTTCACGGTGACCCCCGAACTGATGGACGCCGCGGCCCCACAGGCCATCTTCCTGCACTGCCTGCCCGCCCGCCGGGGCGAGGAGGTGGCCGCCGAGGTCATCGACGGCCCCCGCTCGCGGGTCTGGCAGCAGGCCGCCAACCGCTTCGGTGCGGCCAAGGGTCTGTTCTGGTGGCTCGCGAGCCCCACGGTGAGCCAAACTCCCAGGAAGGAGACCAGCCCATGA
- a CDS encoding acetylornithine transaminase yields the protein MNPQPTTAPEPSPHAVAVGAPEGTERCPLMPSYGPPPVMFVRGSGARLWDRDDREYLDFLSGLAVTSLGHSHPRVAAALAAQATRLLHVSNLFATEHNGAVAQTLDGLLGGGGQVFFCNSGAEANEAAIKLARRWAGWGRHTVITTLRSFHGRTLATLHATGQPEKHEVFQPLPGGFRHVPFADVEAVAGAVDETTAAVLVEPVQGEGGVNVPPAGYLGGLRALCDERGLLLMFDEVQTGLARTGRWFAHQHTGASPDVVTMAKALGNGVPIGACWARADVAGAFRPGDHATTFGGQPLATAAARAVLDTMIEMDAPAAATAAGERLRAGLEALGGVTAVRGFGLLLAAELHQELDRSAADVAAGCLAAGLVVNAVTPSAVRFAPPLVVSDDEIDEAVGRFAAVLAAPTEPAGG from the coding sequence ATGAACCCGCAGCCCACCACCGCCCCCGAGCCCAGTCCGCACGCCGTCGCCGTGGGCGCGCCCGAAGGCACCGAACGCTGCCCGCTCATGCCCAGCTACGGCCCGCCGCCGGTGATGTTCGTGCGTGGCTCCGGAGCGCGCCTGTGGGATCGCGACGACCGGGAGTACCTCGACTTCCTCTCCGGGCTGGCCGTCACGAGCCTCGGTCACAGTCACCCGCGGGTCGCCGCCGCCCTGGCGGCCCAGGCCACGCGCCTGCTGCACGTCTCGAACCTGTTCGCCACCGAGCACAACGGGGCGGTGGCGCAGACCCTCGACGGGCTGCTCGGCGGGGGCGGGCAGGTGTTCTTCTGCAACTCCGGCGCCGAGGCCAACGAGGCCGCCATCAAGCTGGCGCGCCGCTGGGCGGGGTGGGGCCGCCACACGGTGATCACCACGCTCCGCTCGTTCCACGGCCGGACGCTCGCCACGTTGCACGCCACCGGCCAACCCGAGAAGCACGAGGTGTTCCAGCCGCTTCCCGGAGGGTTCCGCCACGTGCCCTTCGCCGACGTCGAGGCCGTCGCCGGCGCTGTCGACGAGACGACCGCGGCGGTGCTCGTGGAGCCCGTGCAGGGCGAGGGCGGCGTGAACGTGCCCCCCGCCGGCTACCTGGGTGGCCTGCGAGCGCTGTGCGACGAGCGGGGCCTGCTGCTGATGTTCGACGAAGTGCAGACGGGTCTGGCACGCACCGGCCGCTGGTTCGCCCACCAGCACACGGGCGCCTCGCCCGATGTGGTGACGATGGCCAAGGCGCTCGGGAACGGCGTTCCCATCGGTGCCTGCTGGGCTCGAGCCGATGTGGCCGGCGCCTTCCGCCCCGGCGACCACGCCACCACCTTCGGCGGCCAGCCGCTCGCCACTGCGGCGGCGCGCGCCGTCCTGGACACCATGATCGAGATGGACGCACCTGCTGCAGCCACGGCGGCAGGGGAGCGGCTGCGCGCCGGCCTCGAGGCGCTGGGTGGCGTGACGGCGGTGCGCGGATTCGGCCTGCTGCTGGCCGCCGAGCTTCATCAGGAGCTCGACCGCAGTGCCGCTGACGTAGCCGCCGGGTGCCTGGCCGCGGGCCTCGTCGTCAACGCCGTCACGCCCAGCGCGGTGCGCTTCGCCCCGCCGCTGGTCGTCTCCGACGATGAGATCGACGAGGCGGTCGGCCGTTTCGCCGCCGTGCTGGCCGCGCCGACCGAGCCTGCCGGAGGGTGA
- the argB gene encoding acetylglutamate kinase, with protein MSSDTVSDPGAPGSQPAAPQVTAEVLTQALPYIQRFAGRTVVIKFGGVPVGDPAVANAIAGDIVLMHSVGIRPVIVHGGGPQIDDLMGRLDKEPSFVAGRRVTDAETLDIVRMVLVGKVNRDIVSSINAHTPLAVGVSGEDAGLIRAVPRDPALGFVGEVGEVAPGIVRNLQELGYIPVVSTIGADAAAQAYNINSDTVAGALAAALEAERLVVLTDVAGLLADVDDPASVLSEVTASDLAGILAADGVAGGMIPKVEACLQAVRNGVGSAHLLDGTRPHMLLLELFTDAGVGTMIRPDPQEMS; from the coding sequence ATGAGTTCCGACACCGTCTCTGATCCCGGCGCGCCCGGGTCCCAGCCCGCCGCCCCGCAGGTGACCGCCGAGGTGCTCACCCAGGCTCTGCCGTACATCCAGCGTTTCGCCGGACGCACGGTGGTGATCAAGTTCGGCGGCGTGCCGGTGGGCGACCCTGCCGTGGCGAACGCCATCGCCGGCGACATCGTGCTGATGCACTCCGTGGGCATCCGTCCGGTCATCGTCCACGGTGGCGGCCCGCAGATCGACGATCTCATGGGACGCCTCGACAAGGAGCCGTCGTTCGTGGCCGGGCGCAGGGTGACCGACGCCGAAACCCTCGACATCGTGCGCATGGTGCTCGTCGGCAAGGTGAACCGCGACATCGTGTCGTCCATCAACGCGCACACCCCCTTGGCCGTCGGCGTCTCCGGTGAGGACGCCGGGCTGATTCGGGCCGTGCCCCGCGATCCGGCGCTCGGGTTCGTCGGCGAGGTCGGCGAGGTCGCTCCCGGAATCGTGCGGAACCTCCAGGAGCTCGGCTACATCCCGGTCGTGTCCACTATCGGTGCGGACGCCGCCGCGCAGGCCTACAACATCAACTCCGACACCGTGGCGGGCGCCCTCGCCGCGGCATTGGAAGCCGAGCGGCTGGTCGTGTTGACCGACGTGGCTGGGTTGCTGGCCGACGTCGACGACCCGGCGAGCGTGCTGTCGGAGGTCACGGCGTCCGACTTGGCCGGGATCCTCGCCGCCGACGGCGTGGCCGGCGGCATGATCCCCAAGGTCGAGGCCTGCCTGCAGGCCGTGCGCAACGGCGTCGGCTCGGCGCACCTGCTCGACGGCACGCGGCCCCACATGCTGCTGCTGGAGCTGTTCACCGACGCCGGCGTGGGCACCATGATCCGCCCCGACCCCCAGGAGATGTCATGA
- the argJ gene encoding bifunctional glutamate N-acetyltransferase/amino-acid acetyltransferase ArgJ, with protein sequence MSVTAVEGFVAAGHTAGIKPSGAPDMSVVATDDAAPVAAAGVFTSNKMTAAPVVVTRSHLERSGGLAAAVILNSGNANAATGRQGLADAERMCELTAESLGCDSDHVLVCSTGLIGFELPMDVIAAGIPQVVAARHAAGGSEAARAMMTTDTVPKEVTTDGGGFTVGGIAKGAAMLEPNMATMLAVLTTDAAAEGAELQDILRAAVATSFNRLTVDGAESTNDTVLLLANGRAGPVPRQALAAAVTRACGDLALQMADDAEGSTKTVLLRVTGAASDAEAAKAARDCANCQLVKCSWFGEDPYWGRIASEFGAAGVAFDPELLRIAYGDHVVYADGRPQRPDAEAIGAYMRRRRLDLNVDLGLGDGQAEIITVDLSYAYIDENSRTS encoded by the coding sequence GTGAGCGTCACAGCCGTCGAAGGATTCGTCGCCGCGGGCCACACCGCCGGCATCAAGCCGTCCGGCGCGCCCGACATGTCCGTCGTGGCCACCGACGACGCCGCGCCGGTCGCCGCCGCGGGCGTCTTCACCTCCAACAAGATGACAGCCGCGCCCGTGGTGGTCACCCGCAGCCATCTCGAGCGTTCCGGGGGACTGGCCGCCGCGGTGATCCTCAACAGCGGCAACGCCAACGCGGCGACAGGACGGCAGGGCCTCGCCGACGCCGAGCGCATGTGCGAACTGACCGCCGAGTCGCTGGGCTGCGACAGCGATCACGTGTTGGTGTGCTCCACCGGCCTGATCGGCTTCGAGCTGCCGATGGACGTCATCGCCGCAGGCATCCCCCAGGTGGTGGCGGCCCGGCACGCTGCCGGGGGCAGTGAGGCCGCCCGGGCCATGATGACCACCGACACGGTGCCCAAGGAGGTCACCACCGACGGCGGCGGCTTCACCGTCGGCGGCATCGCCAAGGGCGCCGCCATGCTCGAGCCGAACATGGCGACCATGCTGGCCGTGCTCACCACCGACGCCGCCGCCGAGGGTGCCGAATTGCAGGACATCCTGCGCGCCGCGGTGGCCACCAGCTTCAACCGGCTCACCGTCGACGGCGCCGAGTCCACGAACGACACGGTGCTGCTGCTGGCCAACGGCCGCGCCGGCCCGGTGCCGCGCCAGGCACTCGCCGCAGCCGTCACTCGCGCCTGCGGGGATCTGGCGCTGCAGATGGCCGACGACGCCGAGGGCTCCACCAAGACCGTCCTGCTGCGGGTCACCGGGGCCGCCAGCGACGCCGAGGCCGCCAAGGCGGCCAGGGACTGCGCCAACTGCCAACTCGTGAAGTGCTCGTGGTTCGGTGAGGACCCCTACTGGGGCCGCATCGCCAGCGAGTTCGGCGCGGCCGGCGTGGCGTTCGACCCGGAACTGCTCCGCATCGCTTACGGCGACCACGTGGTGTACGCCGACGGCCGACCGCAGCGTCCCGACGCCGAGGCCATCGGGGCGTACATGCGCCGCCGCAGGCTGGATCTGAACGTCGATTTGGGCTTGGGCGACGGTCAGGCGGAGATCATCACCGTCGACCTGTCGTACGCCTACATCGACGAGAACTCGAGGACGAGCTGA
- the argC gene encoding N-acetyl-gamma-glutamyl-phosphate reductase produces the protein MLSVAIVGASGYTGAELLRILAAHPAMSVVVATGDTQAGVAVGGLYPSLGAAYPDLVFSGYQPEHVAGADIVFFALPHGTSQRIVPGLLEADTGARIVDLAADFRLNDAAVYEQWYGEPHEAPDHLGAFAYGLPELYRDTFAGAAAVAAPGCYPTAAALALAPLVRAGAIEPSGVIVDAASGVSGAGRPARPHTSFCAVDEDFVAYGLLDHRHTPEIEQASGAGVLFTPHLAPMNRGILATCYARPTGAAGTDDLLALYADAYAGEPFVTVSEASPSTKATLGSNSAHLTVRHDPRTGWVMALCAIDNLGKGASGQAVQCANRLCGLDETTGLATAGVYP, from the coding sequence GGTTATACCGGGGCGGAGTTGTTGCGCATCCTTGCCGCGCATCCGGCCATGTCGGTGGTGGTGGCGACCGGGGACACACAGGCGGGCGTGGCGGTGGGGGGTCTCTACCCCAGCCTCGGCGCCGCCTATCCCGATCTGGTCTTCAGCGGCTACCAGCCGGAGCACGTGGCCGGTGCCGACATCGTCTTCTTCGCCCTGCCGCACGGCACCTCGCAGCGGATCGTGCCCGGGCTACTCGAAGCGGATACCGGTGCCAGGATCGTGGATCTGGCCGCCGACTTCAGGCTGAACGACGCTGCCGTCTACGAGCAGTGGTACGGCGAGCCACACGAGGCTCCCGATCATCTCGGTGCCTTCGCCTATGGCCTGCCGGAGTTGTACCGCGACACGTTCGCCGGTGCTGCCGCAGTCGCCGCACCCGGCTGCTATCCCACGGCGGCCGCGCTGGCGCTGGCTCCGTTGGTGAGAGCGGGCGCGATCGAGCCGTCCGGCGTGATCGTGGACGCCGCCAGCGGCGTGTCCGGTGCGGGCCGCCCGGCGAGACCCCACACCAGCTTCTGCGCCGTGGACGAGGACTTCGTGGCCTACGGGCTGCTGGACCACCGTCACACCCCCGAGATCGAGCAGGCCAGCGGCGCCGGCGTGCTGTTCACACCCCATCTGGCGCCCATGAACCGGGGCATCCTGGCCACCTGCTACGCCCGGCCGACGGGTGCTGCCGGCACCGACGATCTGCTGGCGCTGTACGCCGATGCCTACGCCGGCGAGCCGTTCGTGACCGTGAGCGAAGCCTCGCCCTCCACGAAGGCCACGCTCGGCTCCAACAGCGCCCACCTCACCGTTCGTCACGATCCGCGCACGGGCTGGGTCATGGCGCTGTGCGCCATCGACAATCTGGGCAAGGGCGCCTCGGGTCAGGCGGTGCAGTGCGCCAACCGGCTGTGCGGTCTCGACGAGACCACGGGCCTCGCCACCGCGGGGGTGTATCCGTGA